Proteins encoded in a region of the Trichosurus vulpecula isolate mTriVul1 chromosome 9, mTriVul1.pri, whole genome shotgun sequence genome:
- the FIGNL1 gene encoding fidgetin-like protein 1, whose protein sequence is MQTPSTGSLHLSEWQKNYFDITSGTCTPSQKADAFRAQILRIQYALANSEISQACATKLFRKYTDKYSAIIDSDNVETGLNNYAENILTMARCQQTDSGKWQSGLTINNVFKLNSVQEMMQAGRKFRDSLLAPADASVVIHKEVSAFGFSKPKSNCTEQTLGIPKKPASLIHPQNGQLPIMTKPTVDFPASSGSLDELSSAKFHGTPLFGNVKMAGDTTQANIVGSNTSSNQSFFHSGYGNPGKKKTFYDSGNDGTEALSNPTLSKTFSNAEASGHRDESSLSSFKTAKEQLWIDQQKKNHQPQRAPAFSYGGVKKSLGAGRSRGIFGKFVPPLARQDGRDEKGAIHCKPHGAVPTEPAHPVDERLKNLEPKMIELIMNEIMDHGPPVNWEDIAGVEFAKTTIKEIVVWPMLRPDIFTGLRGPPKGILLFGPPGTGKTLIGKCIASQSGATFFSISASSLTSKWVGEGEKMVRALFAVARCQQPAVIFIDEIDSLLSQRGDGEHESSRRIKTEFLVQLDGATTSSEERILVVGATNRPQEIDEAARRRLVKRLYIPLPEASARKQIVKNLMAKEHFCLSEEEISLIVKQSDGFSGADMTQLCREASLGPIRSLQTIDIATVTPDQVRPIAFVDFENAFQTVRPSVSVKDLELYENWNKTFGCGK, encoded by the coding sequence ATGCAGACCCCAAGTACTGGATCTCTGCATTTGAGTGAATGGCAGAAGAATTACTTTGATATCACCTCTGGCACTTGTACTCCAAGCCAAAAGGCAGATGCCTTCCGTGCACAGATTTTACGCATTCAGTATGCATTGGCAAATTCTGAGATCTCCCAGGCTTGTGCTACCAAACTCTTCAGAAAATATACAGATAAATACTCCGCAATTATTGACTCTGACAACGTAGAGACTGGCTTGAATAACTACGCAGAAAACATTTTGACTATGGCAAGGTGCCAGCAAACTGACAGTGGCAAGTGGCAGTCTGGATTAACaataaataatgttttcaaattaaATAGTGTGCAAGAGATGATGCAGGCTGGCAGAAAGTTCAGAGATTCTCTGTTGGCGCCAGCAGATGCATCAGTTGTAATCCATAAGGAGGTCAGTGCCTTTGGTTTTTCTAAACCCAAATCTAATTGTACAGAACAGACATTAGGCATTCCAAAGAAACCAGCATCCTTGATCCACCCTCAAAATGGTCAGCTGCCTATCATGACCAAACCTACAGTTGATTTTCCTGCTTCCTCAGGGTCTTTAGATGAACTTTCCAGTGCAAAGTTCCATGGTACTCCATTATTTGGAAATGTCAAAATGGCAGGTGATACAACACAAGCCAATATAGTGGGATCAAACACGTCATCGAATCAATCCTTTTTTCATTCTGGGTATGGAAATCCTGGGAAAAAGAAGACATTTTATGATTCTGGCAATGATGGCACTGAAGCCCTTTCCAATCCCACACTGAGTAAGACTTTTAGTAATGCAGAAGCCAGTGGCCACAGGGATGAGAGCAGCCTGTCTAGTTTTAAAACTGCAAAAGAACAACTATGGATAGATCAGCAAAAGAAAAACCACCAACCCCAACGTGCACCAGCCTTTTCATATGGTGGAGTAAAAAAATCTCTGGGAGCTGGCAGATCTCGGGGCATATTTGGGAAGTTTGTTCCTCCCCTAGCCAGACAGGAtggtagagatgagaaaggagccATTCATTGTAAACCTCATGGGGCTGTGCCTACAGAACCAGCTCATCCAGTTGATGAACGTTTAAAGAATCTGGAGCCAAAGATGATTGAACTTATTATGAATGAGATCATGGATCATGGCCCCCCAGTAAACTGGGAAGACATAGCAGGAGTTGAATTTGCTAAAACCACAATAAAGGAGATAgttgtgtggcctatgttgaggcCAGACATCTTTACTGGATTACGAGGGCCCCCCAAAGGGATCCTGCTCTTTGGTCCTCCTGGAACAGGTAAAACCCTAATCGGCAAGTGCATTGCAAGTCAGTCTGGGGCAACATTCTTTAGTATCAGTGCTTCTTCTTTGACTTCTAAATGGGTGGGTGAAGGGGAGAAAATGGTTCGTGCCCTGTTTGCTGTTGCAAGATGTCAGCAGCCAGCCGTGATATTTATTGATGAAATTGACTCCTTGCTGTCACAGCGTGGAGATGGTGAGCATGAGTCTTCCAGAAGGATAAAAACCGAATTTTTAGTTCAGTTAGATGGAGCAACCACATCTTCTGAAGAACGTATTTTAGTGGTAGGAGCAACTAATAGGCCACAAGAAATTGATGAGGCTGCTCGGAGAAGATTGGTAAAGAGACTATATATTCCACTCCCAGAAGCTTCAGCAAGAAAGCAAATAGTAAAAAATCTGATGGCCAAAGAGCACTTTTGCCTTAGTGAAGAGGAAATATCCCTGATTGTTAAGCAGTCTGATGGATTCTCTGGAGCAGATATGACACAGCTTTGCCGAGAAGCTTCTTTAGGTCCTATCCGAAGTTTACAGACAATTGACATTGCCACAGTCACACCAGACCAAGTTCGTCCAATAGCTTTTGTTGATTTTGAAAATGCCTTCCAAACTGTGCGCCCAAGTGTATCTGTAAAAGATTTGGAACTGTATGAAAACTGGAATAAAACTTTTGGTTGTGGAAAGTAA